From one Magnolia sinica isolate HGM2019 chromosome 18, MsV1, whole genome shotgun sequence genomic stretch:
- the LOC131232851 gene encoding uncharacterized protein LOC131232851 encodes MASQEYLDKMQLRQNFRNLWHTSLMDTIQADFPYCCFAFWCAPCASYLLRKRALYNDMSRYVCCAGYLPCSGRCGESRCPEFCLGTEVLLCFGNSVASTRFLLQDEFNIQTTQCDNCIIGFMFCLQQIACIFSIVAMIVGSDEIQQASQLLSCLADAVYCSVCACMQTQHKIEMDKRDGMFGPPVMAVPPIQQMSRIDQPLPPAVGYPPQPSYGQPYGYPPPAQAQGYPPAGYPPAGYPPSGYPPAGYPR; translated from the exons ATGGCGTCGCAGGAGTATCTAGACAAGATGCAGCTCCGTCAGAACTTCCGGAATCTATGGCATACAAGTCTCATGGACACCATTCAAGCCGATTTTCCAT ATTGCTGCTTTGCATTTTGGTG TGCGCCATGTGCATCATACCTACTCAGGAAACGAGCTCTTTATAATGATATGTCCAG GTATGTATGTTGTGCCGGGTACCTGCCATGCAGCGGTAGGTGTGGAGAAAGTCGATGTCCTGAATTTTGTCTTGGCACTGAG GTCCTTCTATGCTTTGGAAATTCAGTCGCCTCAACCCGTTTTCTTTTGCAAGATGAGTTCAATATACAGACAACACAGTGTGATAACTGCATCatt GGATTCATGTTCTGCCTGCAACAAATTGCTTGTATTTTTTCAATTGTTGCAATGATTGTCGGAAGTGATGAAATTCAACAAGCTTCCCAGTTGCTGTCCTGTTTGGCCGATGCTGTCTATTGCTC GGTCTGTGCATGCATGCAG ACACAGCACAAGATTGAAATGGATAAAAGAGATGGCATGTTTGGCCCACCAGTGATGGCAGTGCCCCCAATTCAGCAGATGTCTCGTATAGATCAGCCTCTTCCCCCTGCAGTTGGATATCCACCTCAACCATCATATGGGCAGCCTTATGGCTATCCACCTCCGGCTCAGGCCCAGGGCTACCCTCCGGCAGGTTACCCTCCAGCAGGTTACCCTCCATCGGGGTACCCTCCAGCAGGTTATCCTAGGTGa